CCCTGGGACCCCGCCGGACTTATTAGACCCACCTAAGGGAGACGCCTTTGCCTTGCGGAGTGACTACGCTATGGCTATCGACTATGAAGAACAACCGCCAATGTTCCAAGTTTCTAATACCCACTTTGCGGCTACTTGGTTACTTCATCCCGATTGCCCAGCAGTGACGGTTCCTGAAGAAATCAGTTCTCGCTTTGAAACCTATCAACAATTAGTGGCAGAGGGACTAGTTGAAGAAAATGGTACCAGCACAGGCGTACTTGACCAAGCCCATAAACAAGCCGCACAAAAGGAGGTCGCCCATGACTAAGCAAGAAAAACCTCTCTTAGAAGTTCATCACTTAAAACAATATTTTAATGTTGGACAAAAGAATGAAGTGCGTGGTGTCGATGATATTTCCTTCGACATTTATGAAGGGGAAACATTTGGTCTGGTTGGCGAATCGGGTTCCGGTAAGACGACAACTGGACGGGCCATCATGCGCTTATACCAACCAACTGACGGGGAGATTCTCTTTGAAGGCAAGGATATTGCGGCCATTAAGAAGCGCCAAGATGAATTAGCCTTTAGAAAAGACATTCAAATGATCTTCCAAGATCCCTATGCTTCCTTGAATCCGCGGATGAAGGTTGAAGACATCATTGCTGAAGGTCTGGAAATTCATAAGATCTGTAATAGTGAAGCGGAAGCCAAGGAAAGAGTCAAGCAATTACTTGAAGTGGTTGGTTTGAAAGCTGATCATGCTTCCCGTTATCCTCACGAGTTTTCTGGGGGGCAACGGCAACGGATTGGGATTGCCCGCGCCTTAGCGGTTAACCCGAAGATGATTATTGCTGACGAACCCATTTCAGCCTTGGACGTTTCCATCCAGGCCCAAGTGGTTAACTTGATGCAACGCCTGCAAAAAGAGTTTAACTTAACCTATCTCTTTATTGCCCACGATTTGTCTATGGTGAAATATATCTCTAACCGGATAGGGGTTATGTACCGAGGAAAGTTAGTTGAGTTAGCAGATTCTGATGAACTCTACTACCATGCCTTACACCCTTATACCAAGAGTTTATTATCAGCGGTGCCGCAACCGGACCCTATCCATGAACGTAACCGGAAACGGATCCCATACGACCATGCCGACTTCACTGGCAATGAAAGCATGCATGAAATCGTCCCAGGTCACTACGTTTACTGTAGCCCTGAAGAAGCTGAACAATATAAAGCTAACTACAAATAATAGAGTGTGACAGTCACAACAAAGGACGAAACCGCTACGCATACTATATTTGTAACTCGCTCCGCTTCGAACAGCTATAGCAACTGGAAAAAACTGGGATAAGCTCAGCAAGGCTGGGCGTTACCAGTTTTTAGTCGGGTTCGACTTGGCAGACTTGGAGTGATTTCACAAGTCAGAAACAAGCGAATGCTTCGCTTTTATTCTGACTTGCTCCAATCATCCAAGCCTAGGCATCAAGTCTCACACCCTGTGTGAAGTGGACGTTCGTCCTGTGACTGGAGCAGGTTTTGATTAAATATTCATTTAAAAAGCTGCAGAGGCAAAGGCTTCTGCAGCTTTTTTGTGGAGATTTTTTCTAAGGCTTCTGAACAAAAAAACTCCGTCATGTTTATGGCGAAGTTTTAGCGATGACTATTTTAGTCTTCTTGGTGACGTTGTAGGTAGCTTTGGAATAGAAGTCCAGCAATTAAGATAATGTACCAGAGAATTTTACGGTTGCGGGCTTTTTGTGCTTTAGTAACTGCCATTATTTCTCCTCCTTTATGACCCAGGTCAAACTTTTCTTAATTATACCATAAAGTAGATCTGACTTTAATGAATAATCAGAGTCGGTCTATTGTCTCAAAAGGGAAAAGTTTCGTTTTTTCTTAAAAAAGCGCTCAAAAATAAATATCCTTTAAAACTATGATAGAATAAAGTTTCTGAAAGAATAACACTAAAAACAATAAATTAAATCGAGGGACTGCTAGTATGAAAATTGGTATTGATAAGTATAATTTCTATATTCCAAAGCAATATATTGAAATGCGGGACTTGGCTGAGGCACGCCAAACGGACCCCAATAAGTATCTGCTGGGTTTAGGCCAAGACCAGCAAGCCTTTGCCCCTTTGTCTCAAGATACAGTTTCTATGGCTGCTAATGCTGCGGCAGGCATTCTGACCGACCAAGACAAGGAGGCTATCGATTTAGTGATTCTAGCCACTGAATCAGGGATTGACCAATCCAAGGCTGGGGCCATCTATATCCACCACT
This genomic stretch from Aerococcus mictus harbors:
- a CDS encoding ABC transporter ATP-binding protein, with amino-acid sequence MTKQEKPLLEVHHLKQYFNVGQKNEVRGVDDISFDIYEGETFGLVGESGSGKTTTGRAIMRLYQPTDGEILFEGKDIAAIKKRQDELAFRKDIQMIFQDPYASLNPRMKVEDIIAEGLEIHKICNSEAEAKERVKQLLEVVGLKADHASRYPHEFSGGQRQRIGIARALAVNPKMIIADEPISALDVSIQAQVVNLMQRLQKEFNLTYLFIAHDLSMVKYISNRIGVMYRGKLVELADSDELYYHALHPYTKSLLSAVPQPDPIHERNRKRIPYDHADFTGNESMHEIVPGHYVYCSPEEAEQYKANYK